From Flavobacterium alkalisoli, the proteins below share one genomic window:
- a CDS encoding VanZ family protein, with protein sequence MAHNKALWGAVLWMLLIAVFCLITANTFSSFERFPIPYKDKIVHFTFYFVLVLLWNISLKHLNNKRKLRLYVFLGAVFYGVLIEIFQKFFTLTRSFDFSDIAANTLGAFLGTLVIWQLNRNKE encoded by the coding sequence TTGGCGCATAATAAAGCTCTTTGGGGTGCGGTTTTGTGGATGTTGCTTATTGCAGTATTCTGCCTTATTACTGCTAATACTTTTAGTAGTTTTGAAAGATTTCCGATACCTTATAAAGACAAGATAGTTCATTTTACTTTTTATTTTGTGCTGGTGCTTTTATGGAATATTTCTTTAAAGCATCTTAACAATAAGAGGAAATTAAGGCTTTACGTTTTTCTTGGTGCTGTTTTTTACGGAGTGCTTATAGAAATATTTCAAAAGTTTTTTACTCTTACAAGAAGTTTTGACTTTTCTGATATAGCTGCTAATACATTGGGTGCATTTTTAGGGACTCTTGTAATATGGCAACTAAATAGAAATAAAGAATAA
- the ruvA gene encoding Holliday junction branch migration protein RuvA, protein MIAHLQGRLVEKTPTEVVIDCNGVGYQVNISLHTFSLLPDSENIKLYTFLQIKEDAHTLFGFMEKAERELFKFLISVSGVGAGTARTMLSSLEPKQIIQAIASGDVVTIQSIKGIGVKTAQRVILDLKDKVLKVYDLEEVSVSGYNTNKDEALSALEVLGFNKKAAEKVVEKIVRENPGVTVETIIKQALKNL, encoded by the coding sequence TTGTAGAAAAGACACCAACCGAGGTAGTTATAGACTGCAACGGGGTTGGGTATCAGGTTAATATTTCCCTGCACACCTTTTCTCTTTTGCCCGATTCGGAAAATATTAAACTTTATACTTTTTTACAGATAAAGGAGGATGCACATACGCTTTTCGGTTTTATGGAAAAAGCCGAAAGGGAGTTGTTTAAGTTTCTTATTTCTGTTTCAGGGGTAGGGGCAGGTACGGCACGTACTATGCTTTCATCATTGGAGCCAAAACAAATAATACAGGCCATTGCTTCGGGCGATGTTGTCACCATACAGTCTATAAAAGGTATTGGTGTAAAAACAGCCCAAAGGGTAATACTTGATCTTAAGGACAAAGTGTTAAAAGTGTATGATTTGGAGGAAGTTTCAGTTTCGGGCTACAATACAAACAAAGATGAAGCGTTATCTGCGTTAGAGGTCTTAGGATTTAATAAAAAGGCCGCAGAAAAAGTTGTAGAGAAAATTGTTAGGGAGAATCCGGGTGTGACTGTTGAAACAATTATCAAACAAGCATTAAAAAACTTATAG
- the gcvH gene encoding glycine cleavage system protein GcvH, protein MNIPANLKYTKDHEWVKIEGDVATVGITDFAQKELGDIVYVEVETLDQTLDKDEVFGTVEAVKTVSDLFLPLSGEIVEFNEALETAPETVNTDAYGDGWMIKVKIANMDEVSELLDSEQYKELIGA, encoded by the coding sequence ATGAATATTCCGGCAAATTTAAAGTACACAAAAGACCACGAGTGGGTTAAAATAGAAGGTGACGTAGCTACTGTAGGTATTACAGATTTTGCTCAAAAAGAACTTGGTGATATTGTTTATGTAGAAGTTGAGACCCTAGACCAGACTCTTGATAAAGATGAAGTTTTTGGTACAGTTGAAGCTGTTAAAACAGTATCTGACCTGTTTTTACCTTTATCAGGTGAAATTGTTGAGTTTAATGAAGCTCTTGAAACGGCTCCTGAAACAGTAAATACTGATGCTTATGGCGACGGTTGGATGATTAAAGTAAAAATCGCTAACATGGACGAGGTAAGTGAACTGCTGGATAGCGAACAATATAAAGAGTTAATTGGCGCATAA
- the sov gene encoding T9SS outer membrane translocon Sov/SprA, translating into MKTEYSKDFYIKLKLAVSVLFLFFSVTAQAQEDEEDNEKQDTLTGYSTGRVELDNPKSIVEAYTYDPVTDRYIYTEDFEGFNITYPIILTPEEYNELVLRESMREYYQQKSKALDGKGTEEEQKDLLPRYYVNSKFFETVFGGNTIDIKPQGSVELDLGVRYTKQDNPSLSPRNRKTFTFDFDQRISMSLQGKVGTRLGVTANYDTESTFAFQNLIKLEYTPDEDDIIQKIEVGNVSFPLSNSLVRGAQSLFGVKAMFQFGKTSITGIYSEQKSQTKTITAQGGDLIQDFNFFALEYDSDKHFFLSQWFRNNYDRSLEQYPLITSRVQITRVEVWVTNRQNRINAQENNSRNLIAIQDLGESQLTSTYDGSDITDQAVGFADVVNPGQFFLQPVNSYPDNGNNGLDPALVGNGSLYLDPNIREIVTLSNNSFTNGLNANEGRDYAKLENARKLTSNEFTFHPQLGYISLNQKLNNDEVLAVAFQYTVGSDVYQVGEFATDSADATTVTESGNPGEQPAVSTKSLILKLLKSSLVNVNEPTWDLMMKNIYQIPGGYQLTQEDFRFNILYTDPSPLNYITPATDAGGNVIDPFPVDEEVAETPLLRVFNLDRLSYANDPQPGGDGFFDFYPGITIDPQNGRLIFTTVEPFGRHLFEKLRLENTENYSETGGTSSFNANQQKYVFRRMYNSTQADALQEAEKNKFQLRGKFKSSGGGGIPLGAFNVPQGSVVVTAGGRVLVEGVDYTVNYQLGRVDILDPSLLNSNQQIEVSLENNAVFGQQTRRFAGFYLEHKFTDKFLVGASMLNMAERPFTTKSNYGQESVNNTIFGLNTTYSTEVPFFTRLVNKLPNVDTDVPSNLSVRAEIAYLQPGASKADQFNSEPTTYVDDFEGSQTTIDMRSPQAWSLSSAPLTVFPGNAPPVDDLSYGYQRGKLAWYTIDPTFFTNQRPTSINDDDLSSNRTRRVYYNELYPVTDVAPGQTTVVNTLDLSYFPQERGPYNYNPAAAATDSFTELQAEDNWAGIMRAITSTNFEQNNVEYIQFWIMDPYSGHDGDFADPDNTGFLEINLGEISEDILKDNRKQYENGLPGVGSTQPTFTSNWSKVPVSQSLIYAFDTDTANRALQDVGLDGLTDAEEAAKYAAQGYGGYADPAADNYQFFLDADGDVINRYKNYNGVEGNSPVDVTNNTRGSTTMPDTEDINRDNTMNTIDAYYRYRIPIEPNVQPGQGYVVDARPFTVDVPGNNGTNAETTATGRWLQYKIPVLVPDDTDEEYAVGGISSTRSIRFMRMFVTGFKREITLRFGALDLVRGEWRRYTGQFDKTTDPDGNPADPGTGFDVVSLSVQENGQRTPIPYVSPPGVIREQLYTNNAVINQNEQALSLRVYSNQGAGTDDGLEPGDSRAVFKNVNVDMRQFKKIRMFLHAEPLTLDGANPESGAVQNGEMKAFIRFGNDFTDNYYQIETVLDLTALGAVLPEDVWLEQNEINLPLEILTQVKILAYQGALPIDDEGASYADVSTLDASLGDRMTVRIKGNPNFGLVRTLMVGIKNGYDVGEPGARKLRGEVWFNELRLSDMDSKGGMAGLANMDTNFADFATLSATGRVSTVGFGSIEQGPNERSREDAKQYNIVTNVNVGKLLPKKWGINLPFNYGVGEEIITPEYDPYQQDVKLDQMIDLAETQEEKDNIRNRAIDYTKTKSINFIGVKKERSPEQKPHIYDPENITLSYSYNQIDHHDYEIENMLDQRVRTSADYNYSFSAKPVEPFAKNKMMSKSRYWKILQDFNFNYVPSNISFSTNILRQFNRQEFRNVDVEGIPINPLYRRNYFFDYQYGFNYILSKGLKFNYRAATSNIVRNYLDEDGAPIDELTVWDGFWDPGTANTHMQQLTMNYDIPINKIPTFSFIKSTYTYTSNFNWQRSNDALRYYTPPDENITYDLGNTIQNSSEHKLNTVFAMDDFYKYIGLTKKKPAKNAKPQAPKPGQKITSNEKPASDGNMFVNGLIGVVTSVKNIGVDYRQNEGTLLPGYTQGIGFFGTSKPGIDYIFGGQGNIAAQMGADGNLTTYRDYNQNFTRTRTEVLRMTAAISLFPDLNIDLNADRSYSRNSSEQYFVDQTSGSPVYTPESPYNMGNMQMTTILIKTAFSRSDVNGSEAFDQMRENRLIIANRLAEDFYGSAGIPRYNVPGEDINAGSDYSAANAGYPVGFGKNTQAVLLPSFLSAYSGKDAADIKTSPFRDVPLPNWIVKYTGLMRYKYFKERFKRFSLQHGYIARYNINSYRTNLDYANTPVDANGDFANQIIISNVNLSEQFNPLIRIDMEMKNSIKILAEIKKDRTLNMSFDNSLLTEVRGNEYTLGLGYRIKDVTITSSLADNPTNVIKSDINLKGDFTLRKNETIVRYLDYDNNQLGGGQNIWSFKFTADYSFSKNLTAIFYYDHSFSKAVISTAYPLTNIRSGFTLRYNFGN; encoded by the coding sequence TTGAAAACAGAATACTCTAAAGATTTTTATATAAAGTTAAAACTGGCTGTTTCGGTATTGTTTTTATTTTTCAGCGTTACCGCGCAGGCTCAGGAAGATGAAGAAGATAACGAAAAGCAGGATACGCTTACCGGTTATAGTACCGGGAGGGTAGAGCTTGATAATCCTAAGAGTATAGTAGAGGCCTATACCTATGATCCTGTAACCGACAGATACATATACACAGAAGATTTTGAAGGGTTTAATATTACTTACCCTATAATACTTACACCGGAAGAGTATAATGAACTTGTACTTCGCGAATCCATGCGTGAGTATTATCAGCAAAAGTCTAAGGCGCTTGACGGTAAAGGTACCGAGGAGGAGCAGAAGGACCTCTTGCCAAGATATTATGTAAACTCCAAGTTTTTTGAAACTGTTTTTGGTGGTAATACCATAGATATTAAACCGCAGGGTTCGGTAGAGCTTGATTTGGGTGTAAGATATACCAAACAGGATAACCCGTCTCTGTCTCCGCGTAACCGCAAAACCTTTACTTTTGATTTTGATCAGCGTATAAGCATGAGCCTTCAGGGTAAAGTAGGTACAAGGCTTGGTGTTACGGCTAACTATGATACCGAATCTACTTTTGCTTTTCAAAACCTTATTAAATTAGAGTATACGCCTGATGAGGATGATATTATCCAGAAAATAGAAGTAGGTAATGTTAGCTTCCCGCTATCCAACTCATTGGTTAGGGGTGCGCAAAGTCTTTTTGGTGTTAAGGCTATGTTCCAGTTTGGAAAAACCAGTATAACAGGTATCTATTCTGAACAGAAATCACAAACAAAAACGATAACAGCACAGGGAGGTGACCTTATACAGGATTTTAATTTCTTCGCTTTAGAATATGATAGCGATAAGCACTTCTTCCTTTCTCAGTGGTTTAGAAATAACTATGACAGATCGTTAGAACAGTATCCTTTAATTACAAGCCGTGTTCAGATTACCCGTGTGGAAGTTTGGGTTACAAACAGGCAAAACAGGATAAATGCTCAGGAAAATAACTCAAGAAACTTAATTGCGATACAGGATTTAGGTGAGTCACAACTAACAAGTACTTATGACGGATCTGATATTACAGATCAGGCTGTAGGTTTTGCAGATGTGGTTAATCCCGGGCAATTCTTCCTTCAACCGGTTAACTCTTATCCGGATAACGGAAACAACGGTTTAGACCCTGCATTGGTAGGTAATGGTAGTTTGTATTTAGATCCTAATATTCGCGAGATTGTTACTTTAAGCAACAATAGTTTTACAAACGGACTTAATGCAAACGAGGGGCGTGACTATGCTAAATTGGAAAATGCAAGAAAACTTACTTCAAACGAGTTTACTTTTCATCCGCAGTTAGGTTACATTTCCCTTAATCAAAAACTTAATAATGACGAAGTACTTGCTGTTGCTTTCCAGTATACGGTAGGTAGTGATGTGTATCAGGTAGGTGAATTTGCAACAGACAGTGCAGATGCCACTACAGTTACAGAATCAGGTAATCCTGGCGAGCAGCCTGCTGTAAGTACAAAGAGTCTTATATTAAAACTACTTAAGAGTAGTTTGGTAAATGTAAACGAGCCAACATGGGATTTGATGATGAAAAACATTTATCAGATTCCGGGTGGTTATCAGTTAACTCAGGAAGATTTCAGGTTTAATATCCTTTATACCGACCCTTCTCCATTAAACTACATCACCCCTGCAACTGATGCAGGAGGCAACGTGATTGATCCGTTTCCTGTTGATGAGGAAGTAGCGGAAACACCGCTTTTAAGAGTGTTTAATTTAGACAGGCTTAGTTATGCTAACGACCCGCAACCGGGTGGTGACGGTTTCTTTGACTTTTACCCCGGTATTACCATAGATCCGCAAAACGGGCGACTTATATTTACTACGGTTGAGCCTTTCGGTAGGCACCTTTTTGAAAAATTAAGGCTTGAAAATACCGAGAATTATAGTGAGACAGGAGGAACTTCTTCTTTTAATGCCAACCAGCAGAAATATGTATTCCGAAGAATGTATAACAGTACTCAGGCTGATGCATTACAGGAAGCCGAAAAGAATAAATTCCAATTAAGGGGTAAATTCAAATCCAGCGGTGGTGGGGGTATTCCTTTAGGGGCATTTAATGTTCCTCAGGGATCTGTAGTTGTAACTGCAGGTGGTAGGGTACTTGTTGAAGGTGTAGATTATACCGTAAACTATCAGTTGGGTAGGGTAGATATCTTAGATCCTTCGCTGCTTAACTCAAACCAACAGATAGAAGTGTCATTAGAAAACAATGCTGTTTTTGGTCAGCAAACACGTCGTTTTGCAGGTTTCTATCTTGAGCACAAGTTTACCGATAAGTTCCTTGTTGGTGCTTCGATGTTAAATATGGCAGAAAGGCCATTTACTACAAAATCAAATTACGGACAGGAGTCTGTTAACAATACTATTTTCGGTTTAAATACTACTTATTCTACAGAGGTGCCTTTCTTTACCCGTTTGGTAAATAAACTTCCTAACGTAGATACTGATGTGCCGTCTAATTTATCGGTAAGGGCAGAAATCGCTTACCTTCAGCCGGGAGCATCAAAGGCAGACCAGTTTAATAGTGAGCCTACAACTTATGTAGACGATTTTGAAGGGTCGCAAACTACTATAGATATGCGTTCGCCGCAGGCGTGGTCGCTTTCAAGTGCTCCTCTTACGGTATTTCCGGGTAATGCGCCTCCTGTAGACGATCTGTCTTATGGTTATCAAAGAGGTAAGCTGGCATGGTATACCATAGATCCTACCTTCTTTACTAATCAGCGTCCGACAAGTATCAATGATGACGATTTGTCTTCTAACAGAACAAGACGTGTTTATTATAATGAGCTTTATCCGGTGACCGATGTAGCTCCGGGACAAACTACGGTAGTAAATACGTTAGACTTAAGTTACTTTCCTCAGGAAAGGGGGCCTTATAACTACAACCCTGCAGCTGCTGCAACAGACAGTTTTACCGAACTGCAGGCAGAAGATAACTGGGCAGGTATTATGAGGGCGATAACCTCTACCAACTTTGAGCAGAATAACGTAGAATATATTCAGTTTTGGATAATGGATCCTTATTCAGGGCATGACGGAGATTTTGCTGATCCGGATAATACAGGTTTCCTTGAGATTAACTTAGGGGAAATATCTGAAGATATATTAAAAGATAACAGAAAGCAATACGAAAACGGACTTCCGGGTGTGGGTAGTACTCAACCTACTTTTACATCTAACTGGAGTAAGGTGCCGGTGTCGCAATCGCTTATTTATGCGTTTGATACCGATACGGCTAACAGGGCTTTACAGGATGTGGGTCTGGATGGTTTAACGGATGCGGAAGAAGCTGCAAAATATGCTGCACAGGGGTATGGAGGATATGCCGACCCTGCAGCTGATAATTACCAGTTTTTCCTTGATGCTGACGGCGACGTTATTAACAGATATAAAAATTACAATGGGGTTGAAGGAAACTCTCCGGTAGATGTAACAAACAATACCAGAGGTTCTACAACAATGCCTGATACCGAGGATATCAACAGGGATAATACAATGAATACCATTGATGCTTATTACAGGTATAGAATTCCTATTGAGCCTAACGTTCAGCCAGGTCAGGGCTATGTGGTAGATGCAAGGCCATTTACGGTTGATGTGCCGGGTAATAATGGTACAAATGCAGAAACTACAGCAACTGGTAGGTGGCTACAATATAAAATACCTGTTTTGGTTCCTGATGATACAGATGAGGAATATGCTGTAGGAGGTATATCGAGTACACGTTCCATCCGTTTTATGAGGATGTTTGTTACTGGGTTTAAAAGAGAAATAACACTTCGTTTTGGTGCTCTTGACCTTGTTAGGGGAGAGTGGAGAAGATATACTGGACAATTTGATAAGACTACCGATCCTGATGGTAACCCTGCCGATCCGGGTACAGGTTTTGACGTAGTTTCGTTAAGTGTTCAGGAAAACGGGCAGCGTACACCAATTCCTTATGTGTCGCCTCCGGGTGTAATAAGGGAGCAGCTTTATACTAATAATGCTGTTATCAATCAAAATGAGCAGGCACTGTCTTTAAGAGTATATTCCAATCAGGGGGCAGGAACCGATGACGGTTTAGAGCCTGGTGATTCGCGTGCAGTATTCAAGAACGTGAACGTGGATATGCGTCAGTTCAAAAAAATAAGAATGTTCCTTCATGCGGAGCCACTTACTCTTGATGGTGCTAATCCTGAGTCGGGAGCTGTGCAAAATGGCGAAATGAAGGCTTTCATTAGGTTCGGTAATGACTTTACCGATAACTATTACCAGATTGAGACTGTCTTAGATTTGACAGCTTTAGGAGCAGTTTTGCCGGAAGATGTATGGCTGGAGCAAAATGAGATAAACCTGCCTTTGGAGATATTAACACAGGTGAAGATTTTAGCCTATCAGGGAGCATTACCAATTGACGATGAAGGGGCAAGCTATGCAGATGTTAGTACACTGGATGCATCGTTGGGAGACAGGATGACCGTAAGGATTAAAGGTAACCCTAACTTTGGTTTGGTAAGGACTTTAATGGTGGGTATTAAAAACGGATATGATGTTGGAGAGCCGGGAGCAAGAAAATTGAGAGGAGAAGTTTGGTTTAATGAGCTTCGCCTTTCGGATATGGATAGTAAAGGAGGTATGGCCGGTTTGGCAAATATGGATACCAACTTTGCTGATTTTGCAACACTTTCTGCAACGGGTAGGGTAAGTACTGTAGGTTTTGGTTCGATAGAACAGGGGCCAAACGAGCGTAGCAGGGAAGATGCCAAACAGTATAACATTGTAACCAATGTTAATGTTGGTAAGCTTTTACCTAAAAAATGGGGTATTAACCTGCCATTTAACTACGGTGTGGGAGAAGAAATTATTACTCCGGAGTACGACCCATACCAGCAGGATGTTAAGTTGGATCAGATGATTGATCTGGCAGAGACACAGGAGGAAAAAGACAATATACGAAACAGGGCTATTGACTATACAAAAACTAAGAGTATTAACTTTATAGGGGTTAAAAAAGAAAGGTCTCCGGAACAGAAACCGCATATTTATGATCCTGAAAATATAACATTATCTTATTCTTATAACCAGATAGATCATCATGATTATGAGATTGAAAACATGCTTGATCAAAGGGTGAGAACTTCGGCAGACTATAATTATTCTTTCAGCGCTAAACCTGTTGAGCCTTTTGCTAAAAACAAGATGATGAGCAAAAGCAGATATTGGAAAATATTACAGGATTTCAATTTTAATTATGTTCCGTCAAACATATCTTTCAGTACTAACATATTAAGGCAGTTTAACAGGCAGGAGTTCAGGAACGTGGATGTTGAAGGTATTCCTATTAATCCGTTGTACAGAAGAAACTATTTCTTTGACTATCAGTATGGTTTTAATTATATTCTTTCTAAAGGACTTAAATTTAATTATAGAGCAGCAACAAGTAATATTGTAAGAAACTATCTTGATGAAGATGGCGCGCCTATAGATGAGCTAACTGTTTGGGATGGTTTCTGGGATCCGGGTACTGCTAATACCCATATGCAGCAGTTAACCATGAACTACGATATTCCTATTAATAAGATACCAACGTTTTCTTTTATTAAGTCGACTTATACCTATACGTCTAATTTCAACTGGCAGCGTTCTAACGATGCATTACGTTATTATACTCCTCCTGATGAGAATATAACGTATGACTTAGGTAATACCATTCAAAACTCCAGTGAGCATAAGCTGAACACCGTTTTTGCTATGGATGATTTTTATAAGTATATAGGTTTAACCAAGAAAAAGCCTGCCAAGAATGCTAAGCCTCAGGCGCCAAAACCGGGTCAGAAAATCACCAGTAACGAGAAACCTGCCAGTGATGGTAATATGTTTGTAAACGGGCTTATAGGTGTTGTGACAAGTGTGAAAAATATTGGTGTTGACTATAGGCAAAATGAAGGTACATTGTTACCGGGTTATACGCAGGGTATTGGTTTCTTTGGAACAAGTAAGCCGGGTATTGATTATATATTTGGAGGGCAGGGTAATATTGCTGCTCAAATGGGTGCAGATGGTAACCTTACCACTTATAGGGATTATAACCAAAACTTTACCAGGACAAGAACAGAGGTGCTTAGAATGACAGCTGCTATCAGTCTTTTCCCTGATTTGAATATAGACCTTAATGCCGACCGATCTTATTCAAGAAACAGTTCTGAACAGTATTTTGTAGATCAAACTAGCGGAAGTCCTGTATACACACCTGAATCGCCATATAATATGGGTAATATGCAGATGACTACTATCCTTATTAAAACGGCATTTAGCAGGAGTGATGTAAACGGATCGGAAGCATTTGACCAAATGCGTGAAAACAGGCTTATAATAGCCAACAGGCTTGCTGAAGATTTTTATGGTTCAGCAGGTATTCCAAGATATAATGTGCCGGGTGAAGACATTAACGCCGGAAGTGATTACAGTGCGGCTAATGCCGGTTATCCTGTAGGCTTTGGTAAAAATACTCAGGCAGTATTATTGCCGTCGTTCCTTTCAGCTTATTCAGGTAAAGATGCGGCAGATATTAAAACCAGTCCGTTTAGGGATGTTCCGCTGCCAAACTGGATTGTTAAATATACAGGGTTAATGCGTTATAAATATTTTAAAGAAAGGTTTAAGCGTTTCTCATTACAGCATGGCTATATTGCCAGGTATAATATTAACTCTTACCGTACTAATTTAGATTATGCAAATACGCCTGTTGATGCTAATGGTGATTTTGCTAACCAGATTATTATATCTAATGTTAACCTTAGTGAGCAGTTTAATCCTCTTATCCGTATTGATATGGAGATGAAAAACTCTATTAAAATACTTGCCGAGATTAAAAAAGACCGTACGCTTAACATGAGTTTTGATAACAGTTTGCTTACAGAGGTTAGGGGTAATGAATATACCTTAGGTTTAGGTTACCGTATTAAGGATGTAACCATAACTTCGAGCCTTGCAGATAATCCTACGAATGTTATTAAGAGTGATATAAACCTTAAGGGAGACTTTACTTTAAGAAAGAATGAGACGATAGTGCGTTATCTTGATTATGATAACAATCAGCTTGGTGGTGGGCAAAATATATGGTCGTTTAAGTTTACTGCCGATTATTCTTTCAGCAAAAACCTTACGGCAATATTCTATTATGACCATTCATTCTCTAAGGCGGTAATATCTACAGCTTATCCGTTAACAAACATACGTTCAGGATTTACGCTTAGGTATAATTTTGGAAATTAA